The Polluticoccus soli sequence CCGCGCATGTTAGGGATGCGGGCTTCGGCTACACCTTTCTGGCAAGAGATAACCAGCGGCAGCGCGCTGCTATCTACTTCTTCACCACCTTCGATCTCGCGGGTTACTGTAGCAACACCACCAGCTACGTCAACTTTTGTTGCAAAGCCAATGAAGTTCATATCCAGCAGCTCAGCCAGCATTGGGCCTACGGCGCCATTGTTATAGTCGATGGTTTCTTTACCGCAAAGTACCAGGTCGTAGTTCTCGCTCTTGGCGTATGCAGCTATCTCAGAAGCAATCACATAAGGGTCGTTGCTGTCTGCATCGATGCGGATAGCTTCGTCGCCGCCCAGGGCCAGTGCTTTACGTATAACCGGTTCTACGTCGGCCTTGCCTACCGTTACCAGGTTAACAGCTGTAGCCACACCAGCTTCTTTCAGCTCGAGGGCGCGCACCAGCGAATACCATTCATCGTATGGATTGATAATGAAGGTTACGCCTTGTGTATTGAAAACTGTGTTATTATCGCTGAACGCGATCTTTGTAGTAGTGTCAGGTACCTGACTGATACAAACTAATATCTTCATCAGAAGTCAGATTTATTAATATAAAAGGCTCAAGGCCCCGGAAAATCGTTGCAAACCTAAGGCAAAATGCGCCGTTTTCCAATTGGGAACCAACTGGCCGTTGACGGTTTTCGTGTCCACGCTTCGTCGCTTTGGCTTTTCTTATATGTATTGATAACTTTTGTTGCCGTTTTTGTCATGATTTTCGCTTTTCTGTTCTCGCATTTCGGCGGTCGTGGGCTTGAGTGATTGAGCAGCAATTGGTTGCGGTTGAAGGGTTACCATCATATCCATGGCTTTTGTTGCCTTTGTTGCTATTTGGAGTCTCGGAATACAAACAGTAGGGAACAACTTGCTGTTAGTTTGTAACAATGAAGCACCTGAACCATGCAAACATTCCGAGGGTGAGTTTAAAACAGTATTACGCTTCATGTTATAGTGTTGATAAGGGTTTCAGGTCGAAAGTGTTAGTTTTTTTGCGTCGTTTCAGGTGTTTTTGGTTTTGTTACAAATGACCGCAGGCTGGTTTCGTAGAATTGCGCCAGGATTGCGTTTGACCGCCAATTTGTGTCAATTTGTTGCCATACCGGCACCCCCTGTGGCTTTTGCTATCATTTCGGGTTATTGAAGTCGATCTGAAAGAAAAAGTTGCTGCGATGGATCCGATGTTATGTGGATTCCCTCGCGATATACTAAGCTTTTAATGTAGCTGTGGATGCTCGGGATGACAGTGTGTGGATCTACAGTTTTAATTATTACAAATATACAATAATTTACCCATTTTATAAAGACACAAAGTAGCGTCCTTTAAACAATGGCCTTCAGTTCCATGATTCCGCCGGGGCACTATGCAGGAAACCCGGCGGGGAATGAGAAGACAGACCTATAAACTGCCAATAATTTGTAACTTTAAAGAAACCAAGCAGTTTGATGATCGCACGGACAATATGGCTGCCGATCTTTCTTCTTTCTTTTGTCACCGCATCGGCTCAAAAGGTTGAGAAACAACTGGTAATGGTATTACCTGATACCAGCGCCGAGCGCTTGCTAAACGCACAGATGAGCTTCGGATCAGGCAATGAATACTGTTACTATGATCGTGACTCAGAGTTTTTATTGACAAAAGCAGGAAAATATGGTCCTCCTTTGATCTACGAGAGGAGAACATCTAATGTTTATAGGAACGGAACCACCGGAGAAAGATTAGTTCAGCACGCCAATACTTCTGCTGTATATGGCCCATATTTGGGCACTGTTCACCAGAATTTGACTGAAGGCGGGTGCGCGTATGCTGTATCAGTCGGCGATAGCTTTCGCTATTATATTAACGGCATCAATATAGCCACAGTACACAAGTCGGATTATCTTGAACGCACTCTTGGAGCTACACGTTGGTGCACTTTTAGTGAAAATGGAATCGCGCTGTATACTGTAAAGAAAGGCAAGTGGAATTACCTGCATATAGACGGTAAGCTAATTGATAGCTCACATCATTATTATGGCATGTTGGATATTGATGACATGGGTAATTATGTTTATGGTCTTGGTTATTTTGTTGGCGAACGATCTCATTTTAATGCCCTTCGCCATGAACCTCATAAAATACTGTGCCCTTCGAATCCATGGGGCCTCAACTATTTTCGATACGACGACCAGGACACCGTAGGCTATTATGGCAATTTTAAGCATAAAAATTTATTAAGCTTGCCCGTCTTCGACAAACCAACTGAGGGCAATACGGTAGCGGTATTAATAAAAGGCAACACCGTTTTTGGATACCGGCTTAGCCCGAGGCAGGCGCGTGCGTGGCCGCAATCCCGGGCATTGCCTCCTACAAGAATATGTTTTAATGGTGTGGGAAAAGACATGCCCTACGAAGAAATAAGCCTGCCGACCATTGATTCATCCGGGCAGTACGCTTTCTTCGGGCTGCGAGACTACTACCTCTACAAAAACATAAATGGAAAGGAGATCGTAACGCCGTTGTCAAAACACGGTGTACGTGCCAAACCTATAAACATCGACATCAACGGGAACACGTTTTGCTATTACGAGACAGATGATTCGGTATATGTTTATGAGAATGACAGGTTACTTGGCCGCTGTCATGTTTCACGGTTTGCATTTATGGAAAACAGCCAGGTCTGGATAAGTGAAAGAAACAGAGCATACCTTCCCATTCTTTCGATAGACAGCGTGTCGTATGTCGTCTATAATAACACACTCTCACCACCGCTAGCCAGGATTGAGAACTGGAACGGGAACGTAATTCATGCAAAAGTTAATGACCATGGCTATTGGATATTGCAGCAAACCGGTGAAGAGAAATATGAGCTTACGATAAACCATCGAAAAAGAGCCTGGCCAAGAAGCATACCCTTTGAAGGTCCGCTACGCTACAAGCTCTCCCCAAATTTTCAACTTGGTGCCGATCAATTCATTCTTTACGCAAGGGATGGAAGTAATATTTATCGTTATAAACTGAGTTTATGATACGACTAGTTCTCCTGGTTATATTTTGCATTGCAGCTACCGCTAACGCGCGGGGTCAAAAAATGGCTGAAGACTACTACTACGAGACGATACACGTTTCCGATACATCTATATCCGATTCCATAGTACTGACAAATTTTAGCTACCTGGTCGAACACTTTCCCAGGAGCAGATTTTGTACGGACGCATACTACTTCCTCGGTCAAGTGCATGAAAAAAAAGGCGATGACCGGTTGGCAATCAGCGCGTACAGACGTTCGATCTTGGGCCAGGATGAACAATTGCCACCCAGAGACACGGTGCTTAGTGACTTTGGCACTGCAGTTCATTCATTAAAGCAGTTAATTGACCTTTACGAAAAAACCGGCAACTATGATTCTGCACTATACTTTCTCTACGCTGAAGATACTGCGCTGAGTATATTTCACGGCTGTGGAACTGGAGAGGATTTAGCCCGGGAAGGCTCTGCGATCAGACGCGCAAACCTGCATTTGAAATTAAACCAGGTCCGCGATGCCGAAAGACTATTACTAACATATGTACCGTTTACAAAGCGCGGTTATGAAGGTGAGTATGGAGCCTCTGCATCGGAAAGGCTTAGCGAAATTTTTAGCAAATACGACAATGCTAATACGCTGAATCAACAAATCGAAAAGGCTATCGAAAACTATTCTCTCGATACTGTATATGATCGAACAGATACAAGACAAGACACAATGGTATATTGTTTCTTCAATTTCCTTGGAGTAAAGATCGGTTATTTCTACCGGGGCTTACCGGGCCCATATGAAGACGAGGTCTACAAATACAGTTTAGAACTTCCCTCGGTCTCAGAAAAAGAGCGAATAGTCGCTGTCCTGAAAAAATCGGAACTCTATCGTATGGTCCGGCAACTATAAGCTATTGTCTGATCAATACCTCAAATAAGCCTCAAACCACTCAGCAGATAATTTCATCACTTCCTCCATTGTACCGGGTTCTTCAAATAGATGCGTTGCACCTTCCACTATTTCCAGCTTTTTACGGGTGAGCTTTTCATATGCCTGCCGGTTCAGTTCCAGAACATCGGTGTCAAGGCTGCCAACAATAAGCAGCACAGGTGCGTTAACGCGGTCTAATACCGGCATTGCCAGGTCGGGCCTGCCCCCGCGGGACACGACAGCTTTGATACCGGGCAAGCGCGCTGCCGCGATCAGTGCTGCGGCAGCTCCGGTACTCGCACCGAAATAGCCTATAGTTTTCCCTGCAGTGCTTTCGTTGTCTCCCAACCAGTTTGTAACGCCTACCAGTCTATCAGCGAGCAGTGGTATATCGAAACGATTGGCATAATCCCTGTCTTCTTCTTCCGTCAAGAGATCGAACAACAGCGTACCGAAACCCACGCCTTGCAGAAAACGCGCCACTGCAATATTTCTGGAGCTTAAACGGCTGCTGCCACTGCCGTGTGCAAACACAATGATGCTGTCGAAGTTTTGCGGCAGGTCGAGGTTGCCTTTCAGGTTGACGTTGCTTAAGGGTATCTCTATTTCGTTACTCATATCAGGCTGCTTGATCGTTCGACAATTTTGATAAATAATCAACTACTTCTTCATCTGTAGTTTGCGAAAAATCCAGGTAAAACCCACCAACACCAAAAAACCGGTCAGGCACCAGCGGACAGATGATCTCATCTACCATTGGTGCCAGAAGCTCCAGTGAGCCCCTTGCAGCAACAGGCACAGCGATCACGATCTTCGCGGGGTTATTTTTTTTGATGAAGTTGATTCCACTCAATAACGTTCGCCCCGTAGCGATGCCATCATCCACGATGATCACTATTCGTCCCGTTAGGTTTTCCGGCTGTCGGTTACCCCTGAATTTTTGATACATCTCTTTCAGCCGTTCACGAATTTCCCTGGTTGCTTCTTCAATGTAAGATGGGTCAACATATTCATCGCGTGCAACCACAACATCCGACAGGCTTACTGCACCAATTGCATATTCCGGCTGGGTAGGATGCCCGAGTTTTTTGATCAGCAATAGGTCTACAGGAAAACCCAATTGCCTGGCGATGGGATACGCCACCGGCACACCGCCCCGCGGTATGGTCAGGATAACAGCGTCTTGGTTCCGGTATTTTTCCAGCTGCTCTGCAAGTACAAATCCCGCCTCGATTCTGTCCTCGTACATAAGATGGTTGTTTGTTCTACTATAAATTGAACGGGTAGGTTGCCGGTAATTTGTGCCGGTCTGGATGAAGGTGGAGCGGATGAAGCGCCATGGTTTTGTCGAGATACATAAATGCATCGTAGCGCCGGGAAAGCACAGACGGAACATAATTGCCAGATCGTTCCATTGCCGGATTGTAGACGACCCCGATTGCACGGTGATTTATTTCTGTTTGGTAGCTATGGTTTTTTTCTTCGCTGAATAACAGGTAGTGATCACCCTCCTCCTTTCGGTGCAGGTCTGCTTCAATGCTTCCGGCTTTAGCGTCTGGCATTTGCATGATTTTCATCGGTGCTCCCCATTCGTTTCCTGCTATTACAGTTCCACCATAGGATGCAAAACCGACGAGGTAAACGTCTTCTTCACCATATTCTTCCCTCGCCAGCTGGCCAATATTCACCATGCCTGCCCGACTCATGTCCGTGGCCCGGGCATCGCCTATATGTGTGTTATGCTCCCAAACGATGGCTTTCGCATTTTTACCATGAAACTTCATCAACCGGTCAAGGGTTTCCATCATATGCCTGTCCCTGATGTTCCAGCTTTCGTTGTCAAAGCTCATCATGCTTCGGTAATATCGTTCGGCATTGACAGCGATCAGTGCGTTTTGCTCTGCATTAAACCCGGCCTCCCTGTCGCCATCCAGGAACTGAGCTTTCGTTCTTATCTCTTTTAGCATGGCCAGTAACTCTTTGCTGCAGCCGAGGTTGTTCAGCGTAAAACGGGCGTATGATTGCTCGCTTTCATTGAAGGGCTCGAAACAATTGATAGCTTTTTTGACCGCACGGGCTGCTATAGGATCTTCCTTTTCCAGGTAGTTCATCATGACGGTCATCGACTCCCATAAGCTATACACATCCAAACCGTAGAAACCAACCATCTTATCCATAGTAAACGAACGGTTGTGCTGCCTCAACCAATCGGCCAAAGCGGCGATCTCCCAATTGCCCCACATCCACGTAGGCCACCGGTCAAAAGTTTTTAAGACCTCTTCAATATCGTGCGGCGTATCGCCATAAGATTTTACGTGCCGGTTGATCTTATAGCAATCGGGCCAATCGCCTTCTACTGCAATGAAGTTGAATCCTTTTTCTTTTATCAGCCTTTGAGAAATGGCTGTCCTCCACGCATAATATTCATGAGTACCATGAGAGGCCTCGCCAAGCATCACTATACGCCTGTCGCCCATATCTTCGAGCAACGAGGTTAGATCGTTGGATGTACGAAGAGCGTGCATACCTTGTTTTTATCCGGTACACACAATTAACAAGCCATCAGAGAGAGTAATGCCGGTTCAGGATATTACTCAGCATTTGTTCGCCTCGTCATCTGCCTGATGATGTCCTCATGCTGCGGAAATTCTTTTTGCAGTGCTTCTTTATCTGCCAATTCAAAATCGGCAAAATCAAATCCAGGTGCTACTGTACAGCCACATAGGGTAAAGCCACCGGGCTCTTCGCACCTGCTGCCAAACCAACTGCCAGCTTTGATGATTACTACCGGTTGCTGGCCGTTTTCTATGTCTTTGCCGAGTAAGTGTTTTTCTAATGTGCCGTCTGTAGTTATCTCATAAACGCAAAGTGGAGATCCATCGTAAAAATGCCAGATCTCGTCGGAGGCAATTTTGTGAAAAGCGGAGAAGTCACCATGCTGTAGCAGGAAGTAAATACTGGTCATCGCACTCCTGTCGCCGTGGTGGTGTGCTGTCAACGCCAATTGTGAAAGCACCAGCTCTGAGCGGTAGATCTCTTTGAAGGAGCCGCCTTCTATGTGGGATTCAAGGTTTAATTTGTCGATCCAGTATTGTGCTGTGTTCATTTTATGGATGCTTCTCGTTCAAGCTATGAAATTACGCAATGTGACTAACCCCTCGTTACCTCCTTCTTTTCTTTGGCTTGAACCAAAGAAAAGAAGCAAAAAGAAAGTTCAAGGCTTAGCGACTCAAGCTAAAAAATTTCTGCACTCCGCTGCATTGAAATAGCTTACTATCACTTGTTTGGGTAAGTGCCGGGCAATGTTGATCTGGTCTTTCAATCGCTACTGTACCTTTCAATGCGGCCGCTCCGTTCCGACATTTTTCTTAACGCTTTCGTCGCTTAGGCCGGTTTAGGAGAGAAAAAGATATAACAGAAACGCCCCGACAAGCGGGGCGTTCAATATTGAGTGTGGACTAACTGTTTTATTTTCCTACGTTGATCGCGTCGTTCAGGTCGTTGTCAACCAGGATACGGCCGCAATGTTCGCACACGATGATCTTTTTGTGCTGGCGGATCTCAGACTGGCGCTGAGGAGGGATCACGTTGAAGCAACCGCCGCAAGAATCGCGCAGGATGGGCACTACTGCCAGTCCGTTGCGGTAGCTGCTGCGGATACGCTCGTAAGCAGACAGCAGGCGTGGATCAACTTTCTCTTTCGCTTCGTCGCTTTTCGCGCTCAGTGCTTTCTCTTCTTTCTCGGTTTCGCCGATGATCTTTTCCAGTTCAGCTTTCTTTGCTTTCAGCGCATCTTCCAGGTCAGTGATCTTGTCCTGTGTGCGGTTGCGCTGTACTTCACGCTCTTTCTGCTCGATAGCCGCATCTTTGATGTGCTTGTCGTTCAGCTTCACCTCCAGTTCCTGGAGCTCCATTTCTTTATTAATAGCTTCGAACTCGCGGTTGTTCTTTACGTTGTCCTGCTGTTTTTCGTATTTCTTGATCAGCGCCTGCGCCTCTTTCTTGGCGTTGCTTTTCTGCTCAACAAAGTTATTGATGCTATTGATCTCAGCATCAATGTTCTGGATACGGGTTTGCAGGCCTTCGATCTCATCTTCGAGGTCTTTTACTTCCATAGGCAGTTCACCTTTCAACGTCTTGATCTCGTCGATCTTAGAGTCGATCTTTTGCAGGGTAAGAACCGCGGTCAGTTTTTCCTCAACTGAAAAGTCTTTAACAGTAGCCATCAGCAAAAATATTTTACAGGATTCGTTTTGTAATTCGATAAAAGAACAGCAAAATTAGGAAATTTTTCCTTAAGTAGCTCCTCAAATATTTCTACGGTAAACTGCTCGCTCTCAAAATGGCCTATGTCGGCTATCACTATCCGGCCGTCGGCATCAAAGAATTGGTGGTATTTAAAATCCCCTGTTATGAAGACATCCGCCCCCGCCCCGATGGCCTCTTTCAGTAAAAAGCTGCCCGAACCGCCACACAGGGCTACTTTTTCTATCTGTTTGTTTAGCAATGCAGTATGACGGATACAATCGGTCTTCATGCGCTCTTTTACATAGGCCAGGAAGGCGTTACCTTCCATCGGGTTGGCTAGGGTGCCTACCATGCCTGCCCCCAGCTCCCGGTTGGCGTTTTGCAAGGCTACAAACTCATAGGCCACCTCCTCGTAGGGATGCGCCGCCCTGAGTGCCCGTAAT is a genomic window containing:
- a CDS encoding electron transfer flavoprotein subunit beta/FixA family protein, with the protein product MKILVCISQVPDTTTKIAFSDNNTVFNTQGVTFIINPYDEWYSLVRALELKEAGVATAVNLVTVGKADVEPVIRKALALGGDEAIRIDADSNDPYVIASEIAAYAKSENYDLVLCGKETIDYNNGAVGPMLAELLDMNFIGFATKVDVAGGVATVTREIEGGEEVDSSALPLVISCQKGVAEARIPNMRGIMAARTKPLKVVASANVAPLSTIVSYDLPPAKTGVKMFTAEDMDALVSALHTDAKVI
- a CDS encoding tetratricopeptide repeat protein → MAEDYYYETIHVSDTSISDSIVLTNFSYLVEHFPRSRFCTDAYYFLGQVHEKKGDDRLAISAYRRSILGQDEQLPPRDTVLSDFGTAVHSLKQLIDLYEKTGNYDSALYFLYAEDTALSIFHGCGTGEDLAREGSAIRRANLHLKLNQVRDAERLLLTYVPFTKRGYEGEYGASASERLSEIFSKYDNANTLNQQIEKAIENYSLDTVYDRTDTRQDTMVYCFFNFLGVKIGYFYRGLPGPYEDEVYKYSLELPSVSEKERIVAVLKKSELYRMVRQL
- a CDS encoding dienelactone hydrolase family protein, which produces MSNEIEIPLSNVNLKGNLDLPQNFDSIIVFAHGSGSSRLSSRNIAVARFLQGVGFGTLLFDLLTEEEDRDYANRFDIPLLADRLVGVTNWLGDNESTAGKTIGYFGASTGAAAALIAAARLPGIKAVVSRGGRPDLAMPVLDRVNAPVLLIVGSLDTDVLELNRQAYEKLTRKKLEIVEGATHLFEEPGTMEEVMKLSAEWFEAYLRY
- a CDS encoding phosphoribosyltransferase, whose product is MYEDRIEAGFVLAEQLEKYRNQDAVILTIPRGGVPVAYPIARQLGFPVDLLLIKKLGHPTQPEYAIGAVSLSDVVVARDEYVDPSYIEEATREIRERLKEMYQKFRGNRQPENLTGRIVIIVDDGIATGRTLLSGINFIKKNNPAKIVIAVPVAARGSLELLAPMVDEIICPLVPDRFFGVGGFYLDFSQTTDEEVVDYLSKLSNDQAA
- a CDS encoding erythromycin esterase family protein is translated as MHALRTSNDLTSLLEDMGDRRIVMLGEASHGTHEYYAWRTAISQRLIKEKGFNFIAVEGDWPDCYKINRHVKSYGDTPHDIEEVLKTFDRWPTWMWGNWEIAALADWLRQHNRSFTMDKMVGFYGLDVYSLWESMTVMMNYLEKEDPIAARAVKKAINCFEPFNESEQSYARFTLNNLGCSKELLAMLKEIRTKAQFLDGDREAGFNAEQNALIAVNAERYYRSMMSFDNESWNIRDRHMMETLDRLMKFHGKNAKAIVWEHNTHIGDARATDMSRAGMVNIGQLAREEYGEEDVYLVGFASYGGTVIAGNEWGAPMKIMQMPDAKAGSIEADLHRKEEGDHYLLFSEEKNHSYQTEINHRAIGVVYNPAMERSGNYVPSVLSRRYDAFMYLDKTMALHPLHLHPDRHKLPATYPFNL
- a CDS encoding cupin domain-containing protein, with protein sequence MNTAQYWIDKLNLESHIEGGSFKEIYRSELVLSQLALTAHHHGDRSAMTSIYFLLQHGDFSAFHKIASDEIWHFYDGSPLCVYEITTDGTLEKHLLGKDIENGQQPVVIIKAGSWFGSRCEEPGGFTLCGCTVAPGFDFADFELADKEALQKEFPQHEDIIRQMTRRTNAE
- a CDS encoding zinc ribbon domain-containing protein, which gives rise to MATVKDFSVEEKLTAVLTLQKIDSKIDEIKTLKGELPMEVKDLEDEIEGLQTRIQNIDAEINSINNFVEQKSNAKKEAQALIKKYEKQQDNVKNNREFEAINKEMELQELEVKLNDKHIKDAAIEQKEREVQRNRTQDKITDLEDALKAKKAELEKIIGETEKEEKALSAKSDEAKEKVDPRLLSAYERIRSSYRNGLAVVPILRDSCGGCFNVIPPQRQSEIRQHKKIIVCEHCGRILVDNDLNDAINVGK